A genomic segment from Canis lupus baileyi chromosome 13, mCanLup2.hap1, whole genome shotgun sequence encodes:
- the PPCS gene encoding phosphopantothenate--cysteine ligase isoform X1, with protein MAEVDLVAEFPKPADAARRGEVMARFAARLGAQGRRVVLITSGGTKVPLEARPVRFLDNFSSGRRGASSAEAFLAAGYGVLFLYRARSAFPFAHRFPPQTWLSALRPCGAAPPGLLSLQAEEDALPGFAAALRSYQEAAAAGTFLAVEFTTLADYLHLLQAAAQALNPLGSSAMIYLAAAVSDFYVPVSEMPEHKIQSSRGPLQITMKMVPKMLSPLVKDWAPKAFTISFKLETDPSIMIDRARNALEVYRHQVVVANSLESHGSFVIILTKDSETKILLSEEEAGKGIDIEKKIVDDLQSRHTVFIHDKN; from the exons ATGGCGGAAGTGGACCTGGTCGCCGAGTTCCCCAAGCCGGCGGACGCGGCGCGCCGCGGCGAGGTCATGGCTCGCTTCGCCGCCAGGCTGGGCGCGCAGGGCCGGCGCGTGGTGCTGATCACGTCCGGCGGCACCAAGGTCCCGCTGGAGGCCCGGCCAGTGCGCTTCCTGGACAACTTCAGCagcgggcggcgcggggcctCCTCGGCCGAGGCCTTCCTGGCTGCGGGCTACGGGGTCCTGTTCCTGTACCGCGCTCGCTCCGCCTTCCCCTTTGCCCACCGCTTCCCGCCCCAGACCTGGCTGTCGGCGCTGCGGCCCTGCggcgcggcccctccgggcttgCTGAGCCTGCAGGCCGAGGAGGATGCTCTTCCGGGCTTCGCGGCGGCTCTGCGCAGCTACCAGGAGGCTGCGGCTGCCGGCACCTTCCTGGCCGTGGAGTTCACCACCTTGGCGGACTACTTGCACCTGCTGCAGGCTGCGGCCCAGGCGCTCAATCCGTTGG GCTCTTCTGCGATGATTTACCTGGCTGCGGCCGTGTCAGATTTCTATGTTCCTGTCTCAGAAATGCCTGAACACAAGATCCAGTCATCTAGGGGCCCACTGCAG ATAACAATGAAGATGGTGCCAAAAATGCTTTCTCCTTTGGTTAAAGACTGGGCTCCCAAAGCATTTACAATTTCCTTTAAGTTGGAGACTGACCCTTCCATCATGATCGATCGTGCACGGAATGCTTTGGAAGTTTATCGACATCAAGTGGTGGTGGCTAATAGCCTTGAGTCACACGGGTCCTTTGTGATTATTTTAACGAAAGACTCAGAAACCAAGATACTGctgtcagaggaagaagcaggaaaaggcaTAGATATAGAAAAGAAGATAGTAGATGACCTTCAGTCTCGACACACAGTTTTTATACATGACAAAAactga
- the PPCS gene encoding phosphopantothenate--cysteine ligase isoform X3, which yields MKMVPKMLSPLVKDWAPKAFTISFKLETDPSIMIDRARNALEVYRHQVVVANSLESHGSFVIILTKDSETKILLSEEEAGKGIDIEKKIVDDLQSRHTVFIHDKN from the coding sequence ATGAAGATGGTGCCAAAAATGCTTTCTCCTTTGGTTAAAGACTGGGCTCCCAAAGCATTTACAATTTCCTTTAAGTTGGAGACTGACCCTTCCATCATGATCGATCGTGCACGGAATGCTTTGGAAGTTTATCGACATCAAGTGGTGGTGGCTAATAGCCTTGAGTCACACGGGTCCTTTGTGATTATTTTAACGAAAGACTCAGAAACCAAGATACTGctgtcagaggaagaagcaggaaaaggcaTAGATATAGAAAAGAAGATAGTAGATGACCTTCAGTCTCGACACACAGTTTTTATACATGACAAAAactga
- the PPCS gene encoding phosphopantothenate--cysteine ligase isoform X2, with the protein MLFRASRRLCAATRRLRLPAPSWPWSSPPWRTTCTCCRLRPRRSIRWITMKMVPKMLSPLVKDWAPKAFTISFKLETDPSIMIDRARNALEVYRHQVVVANSLESHGSFVIILTKDSETKILLSEEEAGKGIDIEKKIVDDLQSRHTVFIHDKN; encoded by the exons ATGCTCTTCCGGGCTTCGCGGCGGCTCTGCGCAGCTACCAGGAGGCTGCGGCTGCCGGCACCTTCCTGGCCGTGGAGTTCACCACCTTGGCGGACTACTTGCACCTGCTGCAGGCTGCGGCCCAGGCGCTCAATCCGTTGG ATAACAATGAAGATGGTGCCAAAAATGCTTTCTCCTTTGGTTAAAGACTGGGCTCCCAAAGCATTTACAATTTCCTTTAAGTTGGAGACTGACCCTTCCATCATGATCGATCGTGCACGGAATGCTTTGGAAGTTTATCGACATCAAGTGGTGGTGGCTAATAGCCTTGAGTCACACGGGTCCTTTGTGATTATTTTAACGAAAGACTCAGAAACCAAGATACTGctgtcagaggaagaagcaggaaaaggcaTAGATATAGAAAAGAAGATAGTAGATGACCTTCAGTCTCGACACACAGTTTTTATACATGACAAAAactga